Proteins encoded in a region of the Streptomyces sp. NBC_00310 genome:
- a CDS encoding alpha/beta hydrolase family protein — protein sequence MGAVKAAVAAVGLAFAAGAASVAAGRLASDVALKAPPGAPLPTEPRLTVHATAAGRIALTRAFASQRPGTYGLTGNGTHAVVGDVLNSAPHAPDAVVRRLERVTHGTLEPGDKVWFTPALHIGDPRTALGLDQDDVEIPGELGTLPAWFVPAARDTWVIAVHGLGATREHTMNVMEFLHRHHFPVLALAYRGDPDAPRSPDGLNHLGETEWRDVDAAIRYAVRSGAERVVLLGWSTGATMALRAATHSALRDRVAGLVLDSPVLDWTATLRALAAARRTPGALLPLAVRAAQGRTGLRAVPVDQDTVPPGLRTPTLLFHGPDDAVAPWGPSRRLAAHRPDRVTLRTVRHAPHGAMWNADPKAYEEALRRFLTPLM from the coding sequence GTGGGTGCAGTCAAAGCAGCAGTCGCGGCCGTCGGCCTCGCGTTCGCGGCCGGTGCGGCCAGTGTCGCCGCGGGCCGCCTGGCGAGCGACGTCGCGCTGAAGGCGCCGCCGGGCGCACCGCTGCCGACGGAACCCCGGCTGACCGTGCACGCCACCGCCGCCGGCCGCATCGCCCTGACCCGGGCCTTCGCCTCACAGCGCCCCGGCACCTACGGACTCACCGGCAACGGCACCCACGCGGTCGTCGGCGACGTCCTGAACAGCGCACCGCACGCCCCCGACGCGGTCGTACGCCGCCTGGAGCGCGTCACCCACGGCACCCTGGAGCCGGGCGACAAGGTGTGGTTCACCCCCGCCCTCCACATCGGCGACCCACGGACCGCCCTCGGGCTCGACCAGGACGACGTCGAGATCCCCGGCGAACTCGGCACCCTGCCCGCCTGGTTCGTGCCCGCGGCCCGGGACACCTGGGTGATCGCCGTGCACGGCCTGGGCGCCACCCGCGAACACACCATGAACGTCATGGAGTTCCTGCACCGCCACCACTTCCCGGTGCTCGCCCTCGCCTACCGCGGGGACCCGGACGCACCCCGCTCGCCGGACGGCCTGAACCACCTCGGCGAGACCGAGTGGCGCGACGTGGACGCCGCCATCCGGTACGCCGTCAGGTCCGGCGCCGAGCGGGTCGTCCTGCTCGGCTGGTCCACCGGCGCCACCATGGCCCTGCGCGCCGCCACGCACTCCGCGCTGCGCGACCGCGTCGCCGGACTCGTCCTCGACTCACCGGTCCTCGACTGGACGGCCACCCTGCGCGCCCTCGCCGCCGCCCGCCGCACCCCCGGCGCCCTGCTGCCCCTCGCGGTCCGCGCCGCCCAGGGCCGCACGGGACTGCGCGCCGTCCCCGTCGACCAGGACACCGTCCCGCCGGGGCTCAGGACGCCGACCCTGCTCTTCCACGGCCCCGACGACGCCGTCGCCCCGTGGGGCCCCTCCCGCCGCCTCGCCGCCCACCGCCCCGACCGGGTCACCCTCCGCACGGTCCGCCACGCCCCGCACGGCGCCATGTGGAACGCCGACCCCAAGGCCTACGAAGAAGCCCTCCGCCGCTTCCTCACTCCGCTGATGTAG